The following proteins come from a genomic window of Pleuronectes platessa chromosome 2, fPlePla1.1, whole genome shotgun sequence:
- the thoc7 gene encoding THO complex subunit 7 homolog → MGAVTDDEVIRKRLLIDGDGAGDDRRINVLLKSFTKWCNSPGTPEEGFTQRMQSTLAQCEFSMGKTLMVYDMNLREMENYEKIYTNIEQNITSAHEKIAECKKEIQRAKRIRKNRQEYDALAKVIQQHPDRHETLKQLEALDKELQQLSQIKENVDDKLELRKKQFHVLLSTIQELQQTLENDEKSDNDDNSQESPVENGE, encoded by the exons ATGGGCGCAGTTACAGATG ATGAAGTTATTCGGAAACGTCTTCTCATCGACGGGGACGGAGCTGGTGATGATCGTCGAATCAATGTGCTGCTAAAGAGTTTCACCAAATGGTGCAACTCGCCTGGGACCCCGGAGGAAGG CTTCACGCAGAGGATGCAGAGCACACTGGCCCAGTGCGAGTTCTCCATGGGGAAGACGTTGATGGTGTATGATATGAATCTTCGGGAAATGGAGAACTATGAGAAAATCTACACTAACATAG AACAAAACATCACATCGGCACATGAGAAGATAGCAGAATGCAAAAAGGAAATACAGAGGGCAAAGAGGATACGAAAAAATCGCCAAG agtATGATGCTTTAGCCAAAGTTATCCAGCAGCACCCAGACCGACACGAGACATTAAA ACAGTTGGAGGCACTTGACAAAGAACTCCAGCAACTGTCTCAAATCAAGGAGAATGTGGATGATaag TTGGAGTTAAGGAAGAAGCAGTTCCATGTGCTTCTGAGTACCATACAGGAACTACAGCAGACTCTTGAGA ATGATGAAAAATCAGACAATGACGACAACAGCCAGGAGAGCCCAGTAGAGAATGGTGAATGA